In Paenibacillus sp. FSL M7-0420, a single genomic region encodes these proteins:
- a CDS encoding AraC family transcriptional regulator: protein MNGSLFEQGLLERDYSPHFLAYYYRQWSNYAMPYHHHNSTEIMYLISGSCVVEVRDEAGGDTPFRLKRGEMILLDAEVPHRLIVEEGSSCRMLNVEFAFTEYGGVVPSIGSLAREEEVLAELLRHPFDSLVLSDQEEVFHVLKALVLELDQRGRKGSSMVHLLFAELLLRLARLRMESLPSSQQPSQLYVRRAIEFLHQNYDRSIQVKEVALSVNVHPGYLHRIFRMHTGQTLTDYLNQLRMEKARMLLGQGEIPVAEIADYVGISSRQYFHLLFKKYSGCTPIEYRNSIERHYWSEG from the coding sequence ATGAACGGGAGTCTTTTTGAGCAGGGATTGCTGGAGAGGGATTACAGTCCGCACTTTCTGGCTTATTACTATAGGCAATGGAGCAATTACGCGATGCCTTACCATCATCACAACTCCACGGAGATCATGTATCTCATCTCAGGCAGCTGTGTGGTGGAGGTGCGGGATGAAGCGGGCGGTGATACGCCTTTCCGGCTGAAGCGGGGAGAGATGATTCTGCTGGATGCGGAGGTGCCGCACCGGCTGATTGTGGAAGAGGGCTCCTCCTGCCGGATGCTAAACGTGGAATTTGCTTTTACCGAATATGGGGGCGTAGTTCCGTCCATTGGCAGCTTGGCCCGGGAGGAAGAGGTGCTGGCAGAGCTGCTTCGGCATCCGTTCGATAGTCTGGTGTTGTCCGATCAGGAGGAGGTCTTCCATGTGTTGAAGGCGCTGGTGCTGGAGCTGGATCAACGCGGGCGGAAGGGGAGCAGCATGGTGCATCTGCTCTTTGCGGAGCTGCTGCTGCGTCTGGCCCGGCTGCGCATGGAGTCGCTCCCGTCCAGCCAGCAGCCCTCACAGCTCTATGTGCGGCGGGCGATCGAGTTCCTGCATCAGAATTATGACCGGAGCATTCAGGTTAAGGAGGTTGCGCTCTCCGTGAATGTTCACCCGGGTTATCTGCACCGCATCTTCCGGATGCACACGGGGCAGACCCTGACGGACTACTTGAACCAGCTGCGTATGGAGAAGGCCCGGATGCTGCTGGGTCAGGGGGAGATTCCGGTAGCGGAGATTGCCGACTATGTGGGGATCAGCAGCAGGCAGTATTTTCATCTGCTATTCAAGAAGTATTCAGGCTGTACTCCTATCGAATACCGCAACTCTATCGAACGCCACTACTGGAGTGAAGGATAG